The genomic DNA GCGGAGGGGGCGCTGCCCCCACGGCTGCGCCGCCCCCCGAAGTATTTTCAACCAGAAGAAGGGGAGAGTGCCGCGCGTTCGAGGGCGGGGTATCGCCAGCCGAGGGTGAGGCCGCGGAAGACGAAGGAGAGCAGAAGGCCGATCCAGAGGCCGTGATTACCGAAGAGCGCCATGAGCGGGATGACGGCGGCGAAGTAGAGGAGTGTCGAGACCACCATCATGTTGCGCATGTCGGTGGTGCGGGTGGCGCCGATGAAGATGCCGTCGAGCATCCAGGCGGCGACGCCCGCGATGGGAGCCAGCACCATGTAGGGCAGGTAGTGGCGGGCGGCGGTCTGCACTTCTGGCGCCGTGGTCATGATGTCGATGACGGTGCCGCCCAGAAGCGCGAAGGCCAGCGCCAAGGCAGCGCAGATCGCGGCGCCCCAGCCGGAGGTCAGGAGCGCGGCGCGGCGCAGGGCGGGACGGTCGCGGCGGCCCAGTGCTTGCCCCACGAGGGATTCTGCTGCGATGGCGAAGCCGTCGAGGGCGTAGGCCGTGACCTCGAGGAACTGCAGCAGGATCTGGTTGGCGGCGAGCTGGATGTCGCCGAAATGCGCGCCCCAGAACAGGAAGCTGACGAAGATCGCCTGCAGCAGGACGCTGCGGATCAGGATGTCGCCGTTGACGATGCCCATGCGGATCAGGCGGGCGCGGTCGAAGACCCGCGGCCAGTCGCGCCAGGCGGGGACGCGGAAGGCCGCGCGGCAGAGCCAGAGGCCGAGTGCCAGGCCGGACCATTCGGCGATGACCGTGGCTGCGGCGACCCCCGGCACGCCCCAGCCGAGGTGCAGCACGAAGATGAGGTCGAGGGTGATGTTGGCGCCGTTCATCAGCACC from Loktanella sp. M215 includes the following:
- a CDS encoding MATE family efflux transporter is translated as MNLTHRRVLHIALPVVISNATVPILGVVDTGVVGQLGQAAPIGAVGIGAIILTAIYWVFGFLRMGTSGLTAQAIGEENTPEVAALLSRALIIGVTAGAIIIAAQTLLFAGAFAISPASAEVETLARNYMAIRVWSAPAAIALYGITGWLIAQERTGAVLLIQVLMNGANITLDLIFVLHLGWGVPGVAAATVIAEWSGLALGLWLCRAAFRVPAWRDWPRVFDRARLIRMGIVNGDILIRSVLLQAIFVSFLFWGAHFGDIQLAANQILLQFLEVTAYALDGFAIAAESLVGQALGRRDRPALRRAALLTSGWGAAICAALALAFALLGGTVIDIMTTAPEVQTAARHYLPYMVLAPIAGVAAWMLDGIFIGATRTTDMRNMMVVSTLLYFAAVIPLMALFGNHGLWIGLLLSFVFRGLTLGWRYPALERAALSPSSG